The Streptomyces rimosus genomic interval TCAGGGCGGTGGCCGCGACGATCAGGGCAGCGCGGGTCGGTCTCATGGGCGTGGTGCCTCCGTAGGTGAACTGCCGATGCAGTGATCATCTCTACGGTGCGCCCTGAGGGCATTGCCGGAAGTCGGCAACGTTCGGGGGCTGTTGGTGGCGTCCGAATACTCCGTAAGTGATGGTCCGGTCAATGCGGCACCGGCATCTGGCTCAATTCATGCGCTACTGCGAAGCGCCGGGTGCGGTGTCGAAGCGGCGGCGTGCTTCCTCGATGCGACCGAGGTGCTGGTGCGTCCAGCCGCACATCGCGTCGACCGTGGCGCGCAGGTCCCGGCCCGGGGCGGTGAGGGTGTATTCGACCTTCGGCGGGACGGTGGGGTGCACCTTGCGGTCGACCAGGCCGTTGCGTTCCAGCATGCGCAGGTTCTGGGTGAGCATCTTGTGGCTGATGCCCTCGACTTCGTCGCGCAACTCGCTGAAGCGCAAGGTGCTCTCGCCGAGTGCCTCGATGATCAGAAGCGCCCACTTGTTGGCGACGTCGGAGAAGATCTCCCGGGCCAGGGAGTCCGCGCGCCGCAGGTCCGCGTTCTCGGGCAGGCCCTTGAGCAGATGCTTGGTCACCATCGGGTTCCTCAGTCACGGAAAAGTGCGTTCTTCCAGGTCAGCCGCCACTCTCCTACGGTTTTCAAGTCACCGCAAGAGAGTGTGCCGGGAAGGGGACACGGTGACTTCCGTCGATGTTTTTCACCATGACGTACCGGCCGAGCGCGACTTCGGCTACGCGCAGGCGATCAAGTCCGGCGAGCTGATCCACGTATCGGGACAGCTTTCGCTCGATGAGACGGGCGAGTTCCGGTACGCGGACGACTTCACCGCTCAGGCCCGGCAGACCTACGCCAACATGGACAAGGTCCTGAACCATTACGGCGTCACCCGGAACCAGGTCATCGAGATCAGCTTCCTCGTCGACACCAAGCTGCCCGCCTAACGAGGCAGCGTCTTCAGCCAGTCCTCAACGGTGGGGACGTCCGCCCACTGCGGGAACAGCCGCTCCACGAGGGCCTGGTGCAGCTCGGGGTCCGTGTCCAGGCACGCGTCCGAGAGGACGGTCAGGCCGAAGTCCATGTCGTTGGCCTGGCAGAGGGTGGACAGGACGACCGCGCTGGTGGCGATGCCGGTGAGTACGAGGCTGTCGATACCGCGCGCCCGGAGCACCACGTCGAGGTCGCTTCCCGAAAACGCGCTCGCCCGCCGCTTGGTGACCACCACATCGCCCGGCCGGGGCGCGACCTCGGGATGGATCTCGGTGCCCGGGGCGCCCTCGACGAAGAGGCCGGCCTGGGCGATGGCGGCGAGCGGCTTGTTGCGCGTGCCGACTTCCGGGTAGCCGGGGCGAAGCCCGATGACCACGTAGACCACGGGAATGCCCGCCGCCCTGGCGCCCTCGATCGCCCGGCGCAGGCGCGGCAGATAGCCGGAGCCGTCGTCGGCGATGTCCACGATGGCCTGTTGGACGTCCATCACGAGAAGGGCACTGCTCATCTCGCCTCCGGGCGGGATCGGTTCGGGGGCAGGTCGGTCCGGGTTCTGATCGTTGGATCGTACGTGAGTGTCCGGGCGGTGACTCACGCCTCGCCCTCGTCCCCCCGCCCCCGATGCCATGACTCCAGCTCCGCCCGCACCCTCCGGTCCATCGCCATGGAGAGTTCCGCGTCGACGATGCCCTTGGAGATGGGGCGGAGTTTTTCGATGGTCTGGGTTATGCGGGCGACCTCGGTGGGGGCCAGGGGTTCGCCGGCGGCGGCTCGGGTGAGGACGTCGTTCAGGACGTGGGTGCGGATCACCGAGATGAACAGGTCGGCCATGGCGTCCGCGTGGGCGCGTACCTCACGTCCGGCGGCCAGGACGGCGGTCAGGGGGACGCCGTTGGCGACGAGTTCGGTGGAGGCGTCGAGGAGGCGGCGGCTGATGTGGACGAACTCGTCGCCGTCCACGGCCAGGTAGCCGATGTCCAGGGAGGCGGAGAGGTTTTCCGGGGTGACGTCGTCCTTGAAGTGGTCGGCGAGTTCCTCGGGGGTGAGGCGTACGGGGGTTTCCTCGGACCAGGGGGCGACGAGCGTGCCCTCCAGGCCGAGCAGTTCGCCGACGTCGCGGCCGTTGTCGAAGGCGGAGAGCAGTTCGGCGATGCCGCCGAGGGTGTGGCCGCGGTCGAGGAGGCCGGCGATGGTGCGGAGGCGGGCGAGGTGGTGTTCGTTGTACCAGGCGATACGGCCTTCGCGGCGCGGTGGCGGGATGAGCTTGCGCTCGCGGTAGAAGCGCAGGGTACGGACGGTGATACCGGCCTCTCTGGCCAGGTCGGCCATGCGGAATTCGCGGGGGGAGGGGGCGGGGGCGCCGGTCGCGTC includes:
- a CDS encoding cysteine hydrolase family protein — encoded protein: MSSALLVMDVQQAIVDIADDGSGYLPRLRRAIEGARAAGIPVVYVVIGLRPGYPEVGTRNKPLAAIAQAGLFVEGAPGTEIHPEVAPRPGDVVVTKRRASAFSGSDLDVVLRARGIDSLVLTGIATSAVVLSTLCQANDMDFGLTVLSDACLDTDPELHQALVERLFPQWADVPTVEDWLKTLPR
- a CDS encoding MerR family transcriptional regulator, with product MADLAREAGITVRTLRFYRERKLIPPPRREGRIAWYNEHHLARLRTIAGLLDRGHTLGGIAELLSAFDNGRDVGELLGLEGTLVAPWSEETPVRLTPEELADHFKDDVTPENLSASLDIGYLAVDGDEFVHISRRLLDASTELVANGVPLTAVLAAGREVRAHADAMADLFISVIRTHVLNDVLTRAAAGEPLAPTEVARITQTIEKLRPISKGIVDAELSMAMDRRVRAELESWHRGRGDEGEA
- a CDS encoding winged helix-turn-helix transcriptional regulator, producing the protein MVTKHLLKGLPENADLRRADSLAREIFSDVANKWALLIIEALGESTLRFSELRDEVEGISHKMLTQNLRMLERNGLVDRKVHPTVPPKVEYTLTAPGRDLRATVDAMCGWTHQHLGRIEEARRRFDTAPGASQ